Proteins encoded together in one Aminobacter aminovorans window:
- a CDS encoding helix-turn-helix domain-containing protein, with translation MVATGRSFAPENQDGFHASAGQHDGPIPHFEFSTDDVARADQFDAWRQNFSAMLDLTPTGNTPEVIDGRQVIWDLGCLAFTSISTGALNFAGLPGHVRRDALDHWMMTLFLDGEASTVAGGRAFDGGAGAVQLHSLGQPFEGHVTDSHMLMLLIPRDFFQEHSGALSLAEFSTLGGGMGCLLADYIIGLAKRLSTLTVADLPGVAAATRAMILACIAPSPDHLDEARAPISNMLLERARQCINANLYNPDLDNDMLCHALGVSRTRLYRLFEPSGGVMRYILHRRLVDAHSKLADPTETRRIFEIAEQRGFNDGAEFSRAFRREFGYSPSEVRTRGLGAIPARPVADLASLEPVERLGHLLRRLQS, from the coding sequence ATGGTTGCAACTGGTAGAAGCTTTGCGCCGGAGAACCAGGACGGTTTTCACGCCTCGGCCGGTCAACACGATGGGCCTATTCCTCATTTCGAATTTTCGACCGACGATGTGGCACGCGCCGACCAGTTCGACGCCTGGCGGCAAAACTTTTCCGCAATGCTTGACCTCACGCCCACTGGAAATACGCCCGAGGTGATCGACGGCAGGCAGGTCATCTGGGACCTCGGCTGTCTCGCCTTCACCTCGATCAGCACCGGAGCGTTGAACTTCGCCGGTTTGCCGGGCCATGTGCGCCGGGATGCTCTCGACCACTGGATGATGACCTTGTTTCTCGATGGGGAGGCGAGCACCGTGGCTGGAGGCCGGGCCTTTGACGGCGGCGCCGGGGCGGTACAGTTGCATTCCCTGGGGCAGCCTTTCGAAGGGCACGTCACCGACAGTCACATGCTGATGCTGCTGATCCCGAGGGATTTCTTCCAGGAGCATTCGGGCGCCTTGAGCCTGGCAGAATTCTCGACGCTCGGCGGTGGTATGGGTTGCCTGCTCGCCGACTACATCATCGGTCTTGCCAAGCGCCTGTCGACACTGACGGTTGCCGACCTACCTGGTGTGGCAGCGGCGACGCGCGCCATGATACTGGCCTGCATCGCGCCTTCCCCCGATCATCTCGACGAGGCGAGGGCACCTATATCGAACATGTTGCTGGAACGGGCGCGGCAATGCATCAATGCCAATCTCTACAATCCTGATCTCGACAATGACATGCTGTGCCATGCGCTCGGCGTTTCGCGGACGCGGCTTTACCGCCTGTTCGAGCCCAGCGGTGGTGTCATGCGCTATATCCTGCACCGGCGTCTGGTCGATGCCCATTCGAAGCTCGCCGACCCGACAGAGACCCGGCGCATCTTCGAGATCGCCGAGCAGCGCGGGTTCAACGACGGCGCGGAGTTCAGCCGGGCCTTTCGGCGCGAGTTCGGCTACAGCCCGAGCGAAGTCAGGACACGCGGCCTGGGCGCGATACCGGCGAGGCCGGTCGCCGACCTTGCCTCACTCGAGCCGGTTGAGCGGCTCGGTCATCTTCTGCGGCGCCTGCAGAGCTAG
- a CDS encoding MFS transporter produces the protein MPAGLRFSLLYAALFFELGVNLPFFPVWLRSQHLDDGRIGIILAMPLLARVVANPLVTAVADRQERLSGTLLTCAAAVAIGTPLLGATTTFLPILLLVAAIGLAQGPLIALADAVTLRATRTAVPVDYGRVRLWGSIAFAMANIAGGMLLIWFEPDMIIWLLTASAWLTALTALTVARLPSTQQSERQAFRASGSVGRLIVLVVIGAACVQASHGLIYAFGTLHWQSAGIGTGTTGMLWALGVVSEIAVFAIAGRLVGNARAAMFLLLSGAAVAAGRWLCMAFDPNVELLAVLQLTHGFTFGATHVGSIVVLAQLAAPAMQAQVQGWLAGAWAGLMALLTALCGQVYAGWGERTYLFMAGVAATGMVLIGLAALSASRRSLALQAPQKMTEPLNRLE, from the coding sequence ATGCCTGCTGGCCTGCGTTTTTCGCTGCTATACGCCGCGCTGTTCTTTGAACTCGGCGTCAACTTGCCATTCTTTCCGGTGTGGCTGCGGTCGCAGCACCTTGATGACGGCCGTATCGGCATCATTCTGGCCATGCCGCTTCTGGCGCGTGTTGTTGCCAATCCGCTGGTCACAGCTGTCGCCGACAGGCAGGAGCGCCTGAGCGGAACGCTTCTGACATGTGCCGCTGCAGTTGCGATCGGCACGCCCCTTCTCGGGGCAACAACTACCTTCCTGCCGATCTTGCTGCTCGTCGCTGCGATCGGCCTCGCGCAGGGGCCACTGATCGCCTTGGCCGACGCGGTCACGCTGCGTGCCACGCGCACGGCAGTGCCGGTTGACTATGGACGCGTCAGGCTGTGGGGTTCGATCGCCTTCGCAATGGCCAACATTGCCGGGGGCATGCTGCTCATCTGGTTCGAGCCGGATATGATCATATGGCTGCTCACCGCTTCAGCCTGGCTGACTGCCCTGACCGCCTTGACCGTCGCAAGGCTGCCTTCGACGCAGCAGAGCGAGCGCCAAGCCTTCCGAGCAAGCGGCAGCGTCGGTCGCCTTATCGTGCTCGTCGTGATTGGAGCGGCCTGTGTTCAGGCAAGCCATGGGCTGATCTACGCATTCGGAACGTTGCACTGGCAGTCTGCAGGCATCGGCACAGGCACGACCGGAATGCTGTGGGCCTTGGGGGTGGTGTCCGAAATCGCCGTGTTCGCAATTGCCGGGCGTCTCGTCGGCAATGCCAGAGCTGCGATGTTCCTGCTCTTGTCGGGGGCTGCGGTTGCGGCAGGCCGCTGGCTGTGCATGGCATTCGACCCCAACGTCGAACTGCTTGCCGTTTTGCAGCTAACTCACGGCTTCACCTTCGGCGCCACGCATGTCGGAAGCATCGTGGTGCTGGCCCAGTTGGCTGCGCCCGCGATGCAGGCGCAGGTCCAGGGATGGCTTGCCGGGGCGTGGGCCGGGCTGATGGCGCTGCTGACCGCGCTTTGCGGTCAGGTCTATGCCGGCTGGGGCGAGCGAACCTACCTTTTCATGGCTGGCGTGGCAGCGACAGGCATGGTGCTGATCGGCCTCGCAGCACTTTCAGCAAGCCGCCGGAGCCTAGCTCTGCAGGCGCCGCAGAAGATGACCGAGCCGCTCAACCGGCTCGAGTGA
- a CDS encoding helix-turn-helix domain-containing protein, giving the protein MNEAGMLATLKFDTRKLPVEHQFEAWRSFHASVIDVSISPEARQGFIFEQQVWDLGKLAFTSSRMPGPKVPRKWHHLGKDPLDHWCLVLPDSAMHAAEAANAPRRQVHFRSLGRPYVGAAADSSVSTVYIPRDLLRPLAGVLDKHPGSVGPDGLGGLLADFLISFERRLPQVPAHEVPKAIEAMRAMISACLAPTADRVAEAQAHIAATMLERARQMIHKELHAPDLGPDKLCRQLGLSRSKLYVLFEPLHGVTRYIQRQRLLAAYNELSDPNSMTSISRIAERLCFADAATFSRAFRSEMGCAPSEVRAAAAAGLPLSPKRLPLKLLNQVVSLGEILLYLQV; this is encoded by the coding sequence ATGAACGAAGCAGGCATGCTCGCCACGCTGAAATTCGATACGCGCAAATTGCCGGTCGAACACCAGTTCGAGGCATGGCGCTCCTTCCACGCTTCGGTGATCGACGTCTCCATAAGTCCAGAAGCGCGGCAGGGATTCATCTTCGAGCAGCAAGTCTGGGATTTGGGCAAGCTCGCCTTCACCTCGTCGCGCATGCCTGGTCCCAAAGTGCCGCGCAAATGGCATCATTTGGGCAAGGATCCACTCGACCATTGGTGCCTCGTGCTGCCGGACAGCGCAATGCATGCCGCCGAGGCGGCAAACGCCCCTCGCCGGCAAGTCCATTTCCGCTCGCTTGGTCGCCCTTATGTTGGCGCTGCGGCGGATTCGAGCGTCTCTACCGTCTACATCCCGCGCGACCTGCTGCGACCTCTGGCAGGCGTACTCGACAAGCACCCCGGGAGTGTCGGCCCGGACGGTCTGGGCGGGTTGCTCGCCGACTTCCTGATCTCATTCGAACGCCGGCTGCCGCAGGTACCGGCACATGAGGTGCCCAAGGCCATCGAGGCGATGCGTGCGATGATCTCTGCCTGTCTGGCGCCGACCGCCGACCGTGTTGCCGAAGCACAGGCCCATATCGCGGCAACGATGCTCGAGCGTGCCCGCCAGATGATCCACAAGGAGCTTCACGCCCCCGATCTCGGGCCGGACAAGCTGTGTCGGCAACTCGGCCTCTCGCGTTCAAAACTCTATGTACTTTTTGAGCCGCTGCATGGAGTGACACGCTACATCCAGCGCCAGCGGCTATTGGCAGCCTACAACGAACTGTCCGATCCCAATTCGATGACCAGCATCTCTCGGATCGCAGAGAGGCTGTGCTTTGCAGACGCTGCGACATTCAGTCGGGCCTTTCGAAGCGAAATGGGTTGTGCACCAAGTGAAGTCAGGGCGGCAGCGGCCGCCGGACTGCCCTTGTCGCCCAAGCGGCTGCCGCTCAAGCTGCTCAACCAGGTGGTAAGCCTGGGCGAAATTCTGCTGTATCTGCAGGTGTAG
- a CDS encoding FAD-dependent oxidoreductase, which produces MTLLARHMRALHSPALAEWQRLVGPQLYARFIRQEGEAVLWDHPGAGPADEVEARLKAEFGIEVEMLGPTELQKMSPGISSKVRRGMAHTVSPAQLNAALAALMEREGVRFIRERVLKLIRDGRRLACPDVNGQPSRPRDRGRLWRLVCRVDRASGGQGAA; this is translated from the coding sequence ATGACCCTTCTTGCGCGGCACATGCGCGCGCTGCACAGCCCCGCTTTGGCCGAGTGGCAGAGGCTCGTCGGACCACAACTTTACGCACGGTTCATCCGGCAGGAAGGCGAGGCCGTTCTTTGGGATCATCCTGGTGCGGGTCCGGCTGATGAGGTCGAGGCTAGGCTGAAGGCGGAGTTTGGCATCGAGGTCGAAATGCTCGGTCCCACCGAACTGCAAAAAATGTCCCCCGGCATCTCCTCGAAGGTGAGACGCGGAATGGCCCACACCGTCAGTCCCGCCCAGCTGAACGCCGCACTGGCCGCCCTTATGGAGCGCGAGGGCGTCCGCTTTATCCGCGAACGCGTGCTGAAACTCATTCGTGATGGGCGACGGTTGGCTTGTCCTGACGTCAACGGGCAACCATCGCGCCCGCGAGATCGTGGTCGCCTGTGGCGTCTGGTCTGCCGAGTTGATCGCGCCTCTGGGGGTCAAGGTGCCGCTTGA
- a CDS encoding branched-chain amino acid aminotransferase yields MDKTFELTTTRATDPVPSRDRAKLLENPGFGRIFTDHMVTMSWSADQGWHDARVRPREPFSLDPASAVLHYAQEIFEGMKAYRTSSGEIALFRPEENARRFNRSAERMAMPQLPEAVFVKAVEALVGIDREWIPEGEGSLYLRPFMFASDAFLGVRPASQYIFCVIASPVGAYFKGGEKPITVWVSDNYSRAAAGGTGAAKCGGNYAGSLIAQAEAAKHDCDQVVFLDAAERRWVEELGGMNIFFVMDDGSIVTPPLGTILPGITRASLISIARDAGIAIEEKAYSFDQWQSDAASGRLREVFACGTAAVVAAIGAVRFSGGSFTIADGQVGPVTSQLRSELVGIQRGLSVDERNWVYAVR; encoded by the coding sequence ATGGACAAGACTTTTGAGCTCACCACCACGCGGGCAACAGATCCGGTGCCTTCACGGGACCGGGCGAAGCTTCTGGAAAACCCCGGTTTCGGCAGGATTTTCACCGACCATATGGTGACGATGAGCTGGTCGGCAGATCAAGGTTGGCACGACGCGCGCGTCAGGCCGCGAGAGCCGTTTTCTCTCGATCCAGCCAGCGCAGTGCTACACTACGCCCAGGAAATCTTCGAAGGCATGAAGGCGTACAGGACAAGCAGTGGCGAGATTGCCCTGTTTCGTCCCGAGGAGAATGCGCGTCGCTTCAATCGTTCCGCCGAACGCATGGCAATGCCGCAGTTGCCGGAAGCCGTCTTTGTCAAAGCGGTTGAAGCGCTCGTCGGGATTGACCGCGAGTGGATTCCGGAAGGGGAAGGCAGCCTCTATCTCCGACCGTTCATGTTCGCAAGCGACGCGTTTCTGGGCGTGCGTCCCGCATCTCAATACATCTTCTGCGTTATCGCATCTCCGGTTGGCGCCTATTTCAAGGGTGGGGAGAAGCCGATTACGGTCTGGGTCTCAGACAATTACAGTCGGGCAGCGGCGGGTGGCACGGGAGCGGCCAAGTGTGGTGGCAATTATGCTGGCAGCCTGATCGCACAAGCTGAGGCGGCAAAGCATGATTGCGATCAGGTCGTGTTTCTCGATGCCGCGGAGCGCCGCTGGGTGGAAGAACTCGGCGGCATGAATATCTTTTTTGTCATGGACGACGGCAGCATCGTAACGCCGCCTTTGGGCACGATCCTACCCGGCATCACCCGTGCGTCTCTCATCTCGATCGCTCGCGACGCTGGTATTGCCATCGAGGAGAAGGCTTACAGTTTCGACCAATGGCAATCAGACGCCGCAAGCGGCAGGCTGCGGGAGGTTTTCGCCTGTGGCACGGCTGCGGTCGTCGCTGCAATCGGTGCCGTGCGTTTTTCCGGTGGTTCGTTCACCATAGCTGATGGCCAGGTCGGCCCTGTCACAAGCCAGCTGCGCAGTGAGCTGGTCGGGATACAACGAGGCCTGTCGGTCGACGAACGAAACTGGGTTTACGCCGTTCGCTGA